In Thermodesulfobacteriota bacterium, the genomic window AGCACGGTCCGGGACTTCACGATCTCCACGTACAGCTCGCCCTGGGACTTCAGCGTGGGAACCCCGCCCGCAAGCGCCATGATCCCCCCCGCCTGGCCCAGGAGCTGGGCGGCGAGGTTCCCCCCCTTGTCCTGGGGAGGCAAAAGCCGGGTCTCCGCCCGGTAGACGTTGGGAAGCCGCAGCGCCACGACCGCCGCGAGGAGCGCGAATCCCAAGGTGATCGCCAGGATCGGGCGCCGCCTGCGCCATAGGGCGGAGAAGAGCTCCGCCAGGTCGATTTCGCTGCCTCTCGAAGAGGTTCCGGGTTCCATTGTCGGCTCCAATGTCGATGCCCCTACAACGCCGCGATCACGACGCCTGCCGCCATGGTGGCCTGGAACAGGATCTGGGAGATGTCGATGATGCTCCGGCGCCATGCGATCCGCCCGATCTTTTCGGGCACGACGATGGTGTCCCCGGGCTCCAGCAGCGGCTTCCCGTCCTGCGCGGAGAACGCGGAGCCGGAGAAGAGGAAGAACCGGCTTCCTTCCGGGCGGATCGCGGAGCCGTTCGCCTTCAGGATGTAGATCCGGTCCCTGTCCGCGGATTCCGTGTAGCCGCCGGCCATCAGGATGTAGTTCTCCAGCTTCTTCCGCTCGTCGAAGACGAAGGTCGCCTGGTTGAACACGGCTCCCAGGGCGTGGACGTTCCGGGGGTTCTGCGGGACGGTGAGGACGTCCCCGTTCTCGAGCTCGATGTCGTTCAGGGTGTTCCTCATCTCCCCGGGGGCGGAGATCTCGAGCACCATCCTTCCCTGGGGCCGGGTCTGCTTCAGCTTCTGCACCAGCGCCTCGACCAGGCGGATCTCCGCCTGCGCCGCCCCCATCTCCTGGCCGGTCGCCGAGATCGCCACCATCGCGGCGCCCTGGGCCACCAGGTCGCGCTCCAGCCGGGCGATGGATTCGTCGATCACCTTCTGCTGGTACGCCGCGACGCTGACCCGCGTGAAGACGGCGCCCCGCAGATACGCGTCGGACGTGAAGCCGCCCGCCCGCTCGATCACCGAGGAAAGCCGCTCCCCCTTCCGGGCGGTGTACGTCCCGGGAAAGCGGACCTCGCCGAGCAGCGTGACCTGGGTGAACGTGGAGAGCTCCGGAACGGAGCGCACCAGGAGCCGGTCGTTCTCCCGGAGGGGCAGGTTCGACGCCGGGTCCCCGGCCAGCGCCTTCTCCAGGTCGATGCTCACCTTCTCGACCGTCGGCCCCGATTCCGAAAGGTGCAGCCGGGACAGCTCGGCTTCCTTCAGGTACGCGTAATACTTCGTTCCGCCGGAATAGGAAACGAGGTCCTTCACGGTCATCCCGGGCGTGTATCCGAATTCTCCGTCCCGATGGACGGCCCCGGCGATCCGCACGGTCCGGCGGTCCGGCACGATCTGGAACACCTTGAGGATGTCGCCGGAGCGGAGATCGACCTCCTTCTCCCGCGACGCCTCCAGGTCGGACTCGAACACGATCTGCCGGTTGCTCTCGACGATCCGCTCGATCTGCAGCCGGCCGCGGAACGCCAGCGCGTTCAGCCCGCCGGCCAGCTCGATGAGCTGCGAGACGGTCCGCTCCCCCTTCAGCTCGTAGAGGCCGGGGTTGTTCACGCTGCCCGCGATCGCGGCGACCGGCCCGATCGGCGGGACGAAAATCACGTCCTCCGGCAGGAGGCGCGGGTCGCTCGATTTGTCGCCTTGCCGCAGCAGGTCGTACAGGTCGTAATGGGCGATCGTCATCCCCGCCCGCCGAACCTGGACGTCGCGCATGGAGCCGGACTTGGAGGGACCGCCGGCCTGGATCAGGGCGTTCACCAGCGTCGCCATGGAAGAGACGGTATAGGCCCCCGGCTGCCGCGCGTTGCCCACCACGTATACGGTCATCGAGCGCAGGACGCCGAGCGTGACGCTCATCTCGAACCCGGTGAAGACGCGGGAAAACTCCTTCTGGAGCGATTCCTGGGCCTGGGCGAAGGTCATTCCCCCCAACGGGACGACGCCCACCTTCGGGA contains:
- a CDS encoding SLBB domain-containing protein; its protein translation is MKRHGFPASIAILLFLVFAAREASSAEPFGSMGGSMTGDQSVFTGSGDSSQVFGFPYPLQQSPGSMGTAPMGSPLLQQGDFMDGGMIAEEKSARLPPLPPEGQSAFEQLVSGKVEITRAQLDVIRQDPAIVFTNTPGAPYNGSVVVPVKIVAVSRKNGSAPQAPAADPGAAPAADPAAAGEKAAADSPVVLSSVDVIAGYLVGPRDRIAVAFRLLGIASPYSISMDLKHFGLELFQQGRSGFLTVNRLPVGPDYVLGPGDEVRVRIWGKVEGAWNRRIERDGTIRLPKVGVVPLGGMTFAQAQESLQKEFSRVFTGFEMSVTLGVLRSMTVYVVGNARQPGAYTVSSMATLVNALIQAGGPSKSGSMRDVQVRRAGMTIAHYDLYDLLRQGDKSSDPRLLPEDVIFVPPIGPVAAIAGSVNNPGLYELKGERTVSQLIELAGGLNALAFRGRLQIERIVESNRQIVFESDLEASREKEVDLRSGDILKVFQIVPDRRTVRIAGAVHRDGEFGYTPGMTVKDLVSYSGGTKYYAYLKEAELSRLHLSESGPTVEKVSIDLEKALAGDPASNLPLRENDRLLVRSVPELSTFTQVTLLGEVRFPGTYTARKGERLSSVIERAGGFTSDAYLRGAVFTRVSVAAYQQKVIDESIARLERDLVAQGAAMVAISATGQEMGAAQAEIRLVEALVQKLKQTRPQGRMVLEISAPGEMRNTLNDIELENGDVLTVPQNPRNVHALGAVFNQATFVFDERKKLENYILMAGGYTESADRDRIYILKANGSAIRPEGSRFFLFSGSAFSAQDGKPLLEPGDTIVVPEKIGRIAWRRSIIDISQILFQATMAAGVVIAAL